One Halobaculum sp. CBA1158 DNA segment encodes these proteins:
- a CDS encoding DUF488 family protein, which translates to MPLFDVHADALTRGRADLPEGTRLVGVAPPGASGVRGVVDERRPALAPPAELLADHADAAESFRIDGLCAAGAHNAAWDRVGVDDRYRAYLAGDADARAAVADLRSALADGDDVALVCVENTDKRRCHRTVLREVVAGDGAVDDAADALDSPGTAERDDARCD; encoded by the coding sequence GTGCCGCTGTTCGACGTGCACGCCGACGCGCTGACCCGCGGTCGAGCCGATCTGCCCGAGGGAACGCGGCTCGTCGGGGTCGCCCCGCCCGGAGCGAGCGGCGTCCGCGGGGTCGTCGACGAGCGTCGTCCGGCGCTCGCGCCGCCGGCCGAACTTCTCGCCGATCACGCCGACGCCGCCGAGTCGTTCCGCATCGACGGGCTGTGTGCCGCCGGGGCGCACAACGCGGCCTGGGACCGCGTCGGCGTCGACGACCGCTACCGCGCGTACCTCGCGGGCGACGCTGACGCCCGGGCCGCCGTCGCGGACCTCAGGTCGGCGCTGGCCGACGGCGACGACGTGGCGCTGGTGTGCGTCGAGAACACCGACAAGCGCCGGTGTCACCGGACCGTCCTCCGGGAGGTCGTCGCCGGCGACGGGGCCGTCGACGACGCGGCCGACGCGCTCGACTCCCCCGGAACCGCCGAGCGCGACGACGCCCGGTGCGACTGA